The Alloyangia pacifica DNA segment CACAGGAGGCGGGCGGCCCGCCGGTGTCCTGCGTGTCGTTCCAGGACGAGGAAGGGCGCTTTGGCGTTACCACCGGCAGCGCGATCTGGGGCGGCAACATCTCTCTGGCCGAGGCGGATGCGCTGAAGGCTCCGGACGGGACAACCCTTGCCGAGGCGCGCAAGAGGCTGGGCGCGCGCGCCGGGGCCTTCCTCGATCCCGACCGTTTTACGGGCTTTCTCGAAATGCACATCGAGCAGGGACCGGTGCTCGACACCGAGGGCGGCCGCCTTGGCGTGGTCGAGGCGATCGTCGGACTGCGCAACCTGACGATGACTCTGAAGGGTGCACAAAACCACGCGGGCACCACGCCGATGCGGCTGCGCAAGGATGCCTTCCAAGGGCTCGCAGCCTTTACCACCGCGCTCAACGAGCGTTTTCGCAACGTTGTGTCCCCGGCGACGGTCTGGACGATCGGCCACGTCGAGCTGCGTCCGAATGCTCACGCCATCGTGCCCGGAGAAGTGCGCTTCACCCTGCAATGGCGCGATGGCTCGGCGGAGCGGCTCGACCGGATGGAGGCCATTGCCCGCGAGACGGTGGGGGAGATCTGCGCCGAGCGTGGCCTCGGGCTGGAGGTGGCGCCGATGCTGAAGCTCGCGCCGGTCTCCATGGACGCCCGCCTGCGCAAGGCTCTGGAACAGGGTGCCGAAGCGGCGGCGCCGGGTGGCTGGCAGAGGATGCCCTCGGGCGCGCTGCACGATGCCACGAACCTGTCGAACCTGATGCCCGTGGCGATGCTTTTCGTGCCCTCGATCGGCGGGATCAGCCATGATTTCGCCGAGGACACGGCGGAGGCCGACCTCGTCACCGGGCTGCGCGCATTGGCAGGCGCGGTAAGCACGCTCGGCTGAAGGCGGGAACCGGGGCGGGGCGGCGGCGTTTGTTCGGTGACAGACACCGGAGGACCCCGCCATGAAGGATGCCCCTATCGAGCCCAAGGCCATCACCGCCAGCCCGCAGCAACTCGATTTGCTGAACCACCTGCAGGCCCGCAGCATCGGCGCTCGCGGATGGTTCGAGGAAATGGTCGAGAAGTCCGACCCCGCGTTTCGTTTCGTTGCCGTCCGCTTCCACGGTCTGCACGTCGAGCAGGTCCAGCGCCTGACCTCGCTGATCACCGCTGTCGGCGGCGATGCCGACCCCTCTGACAACATGAGCGCCGCGCTGAAGCGTGCAGGCCTCTCGGTGCGCGCGGTCTTTGGCGACATCGATGGCGACATGATGGACCGGATTCGCGAGTCCGAGGCAAAGGTGCTCGCCGGCTTCACAGAGGTGATCAAGGCCATGGAGCCCTCGCGCTACCGCGACGAGCTGGTGCAGATGCAGGCCGAACTGCAGGATCTGCTGCAGGCGGTCCAAAGTGAAGAGCGCTCGCTTCCGGAAACGCCGAAGGAGGAATGAGTCTGGCTTCGGCTTGCGCTCAAACCCACTCCACATCTCCGAGGAAGATATAGCCCGCGCCGTAGATGGTCTTGATCAGGCGCGGGTTCTTCGGATCTTCGCGGAGCTTCGTGCGCAGCCGCGAGATGCGCACATCCATGGCCCGGTCGAAACTCTCGCCCGCCGCGCCGCCGAGGCTTTCTTGCATGTGCGCGCGGGTGATGAGCCGTTTCGGGCTTTCCAGAAATAGCCGGAGCACTTCTCCCTCTGCATGGGAGAAAGGGGTTTCCTGCGCCTCGGCATCTTCCAGCGCGTAGCGGTCGAAATGCGCGGTCCATCCGGCGAAACGGGCGGTCTCGCCGCGCGAGGGCGCGGCGCGTGGGCCGCGCAGCCGTGCGCGGACCCGCGCCACCACCTCGGCCGGATCAAAAGGTTTGATGATGTAGTCATCCGCGCCCAGCTCCAGCCCGGTCACCCGGTCCTGCACCTGCGCGCGCCCCGAGACGATGATCACCACCGCCCCCTGTTCCAGCGCCAGCCGGTGCACAAGGCTCAGGCCGTCGCGATCCGGCAGGCTCAGATCGACCAGGCAGACGTCGGGCGTGGCGCGTTTCAGCGCCGCCTCGAACTCGGTGGCGCGCGCAAAGGCCATGGTGCGGAAACCGGCCTCGGTCAGCGCCTCCGACAGGATCGCGCGGATTGCAGGCTCGTCGTCGAGGATGGAGATCAGCGGCGCGCTCATGTCTCCGCCCCGCTCAGGAAGGTGGCGAGCTGCCCTTGGGTGAAGGGCTTGGCGATCACCGGGGCCGCGGCCTCGGCGGCGACGCGGCGCGGATCGCCTGGCGGCAGCGAGGTCATCAACCGCACGTCGAGCCCGGGCAGGGCGGTGGGCAGGGCCGAGCCGGGCGCGTCGCCCTCGAGCATCAGGTCCGACAGCACCAGCTCGAGCGGCAGTCCCTCGGCCAGGGCGCAGGCCTCGGCGACCGAACTCGCCTCGACCACCGCGTGACCGAGGCCGGTGAGCATGTCGCGGAGCTGGGTGCGCAGCTCGGTGTCATCCTCGACCAGCAGTGCCAGCCCGCGCGGACGGTCCTGCGCCGGCGGCGCGCGGCGCAGCGGCAGGCGCAGGGTGACCCGGGCGCCTGGGCCGGTGTTGCCGATCTTGATCGTCCCGCCTGCCAGCTTGACCATGTCGTAGACCATCGCCAGCCCCAGCCCCGTTCCGGAGCCGCCCTTGGTGGTGAAGAAGGGATCGAGCCCGTGTTTCAGCGCCTCGGGCGAGAACCCCGGGCCACTGTCACTGACCGCCAGTTCCAGCCAGGTGTCCTTGACGGTGCGCATCTCGATCCGGATCCGTCCGCCCGCCGCGCCGCAGGCGTCCCGCGCGTTGAGCACGAGGTTCAGCGCGGCATCCTGCAGCAGCCCGAGGTCGAGCAGAAAGGCGCCCTCTGGTGCGGGCGAGATCTCTAGCGTGACGTTCTCTGGCAAGGTCGGGCCGGTCAGCACCTGCAGATCGCGCAGGAAGTCCGCGGGCGATACGGGCTCGGGAGTCCAGGCGCGGTGCGAGGTGATCCCGGCGATCCGGTCCAGCAGATCGCCGCCGCGCCGCGCCGCCTGCAGCGTGCCCGCCGCCAGGTCCGCCGCCTCGGGCGGCAGCTCCATGCGCGCCAATTTCGATTGCATGCCGAGGATGATGGTCAGAAGGTTGGAAAAGTCATGCGCCAGCCCCGAGGTAAGCTGCGACGCCAGCTCGCGCCGCCGGGCGTGCTGCAGGGCGGCGCGGGCCTGCGTCTCTTCGGTCACGTCGAGCGAGAGAATATAGACCCCGCGCTCCGCCGGATCGGGCGTGAAGACAGCGCGTATGCGTCGCGATGAGCCGTCGTCGGTGAATTCGAAGATGCTCTGCGCGCCCTCGAGCGCGCGCTCAAGATGCGGGCGCACCTTGGCGTAGGCCGGCCCCAGGGCCTCGGAGATATGCAGCCCGGTGATCTCCGAGGGTCGCCCCGGCATCACCTGCGACAAGCGGCGGTTGGAATAGGTGTACCGCCCCGAGGCATCCACCCGGGCGATATGGGCGGGCATCATCTCGGTGGTAAGGCGGGTGCGCGCTTCCATTTCGGTCAGTTCGCGTCGCGCCTCTTCCAGTGCGGCGTTGGTGGCCGCGAGCTGGCGGTTGCTGGCCGCCAGCGCCTCGGAGCGGCGGATCACCTCTTCCGACAGGAGTTCCGAGCGGGTGCGCAGCAGCGCCTCCTGCGCCTTCACGGCGGTGATGTCGGTGTAAACCGTGACCCAGCCGCCCTGCGGCAGCGGTGCCCCTTCGACCGAGATGGTCCGGCCGTTCGCGCGCGTGCGCTCCATGTAGTGCGGGGCAAAGGCGCGGGCCTGCTCGACCCGCGCCCGGATGAAATCCTCGGGATCGTCCACCGTGCCATATTCGCCCGCGCTGACGAGGTGGCGGATGGTGTCCTCGAAGCAGGCGCCGGGCCGTGTGAGCCGCCCGGGCAGGTCGAACATCTGCGCGAAGGGGCGGTTGCAGACAGCCAGCTTCAGCTCGCGATCATAGATCGAGAGCGCCTGCTGGATCAGGTTCAGCCCTGCCTGTGTGAGCGCGTCCTTGTCCATGAAATCTCCTCCAACCCAAGGGCTAGCACCCTGCCGCCGCCGAGAGAAGCGCGCCGCGACGTCGCAGGCTGCGCCGCCGTTTCTCCCAGGCAAGAATATCGATGGGTGTCGGAAGAAGGCAGAAGTGAGCAGGCCACCTCCCCGCTCAGAGGCGCGTTACAATTCGTTAGATTCGGGCAAAGATCACGAAAACATTGACCGTCAGGCTGGCCGAACCCCTTAATGGGGCTGACTCGCGAAACAGCGCGTCACAGGCCGCGGAGGAGGTGGCTTGTGACGTCCGGGAGACGACAAGATCCCGGGAGCCTAGGGAGGAGACACTTTGGCTTACATGTCCGAGGGCGCGGCTGGTCTGCGCTCCGTTCCGGCCTTGTTGCAGCGCAATGCATCGCGCTTCGCCGGCAGGCCCGCCTATCGGGAAAAGGAATTCGGCATCTGGCAGAGCTGGAGCTGGGCCGAGACGCAGGAGGAGATCGAGGCCTTTGCGCTGGGTCTGCTGAACCTCGGCGTGGCGCCGGGCGACCACGTGGCGGTCATCGGGCGCAACCGTCCGACGCTCTACTGGTCGATGGTCGCGGCGCAGATGGCCGGGGCCGTGCCGGTGCCGCTCTATCAGGACGCGGTCGCCGAAGAGATGGAATACGTGCTGCAGCACTGCGGCGCGCGGTTCGTCATCGCCGCCGACCAGGAACAGGTCGACAAGGTCATCGAGATCCAGGACGACCTGAACCAGTTCGAGCACATGATCTACGTCGATCCGCGCGGCATGCGGAAATACGACCACCGCGCCCTGCACGACTACGCCCACGTGCAGGCGCAGGGCCGCGCCGCCCGCGATGAGCTGATCGGCGAACTCGAGCGACGCCGCGATGGCTTGGGTTACGACGACACCTGCGTGATGCTGTACACCTCGGGCACCACCGGCAAGCCCAAGGGCGTGGTGCTGTCGAACCGCAATATCATCGAGACCGCCAAGTCTTCGTCCGAATTCGACCACCTGACCCCCGGCGAGGAAGTTCTGGCCTACCTGCCGATGGCCTGGGTTGGCGATTTCATCTTCTCGATCGGACAGGCCTATTGGAACGGGTTCTGCGTGAACTGCCCCGAGTCCGCCGAGACGATGATGACCGATCTGCGCGAGATCGCGCCCAGCTATTATTTCGCGCCGCCAAGGGTTTTCGAAACGCAGCTCACGCAGATCATGATCCGGATGGAGGATGCGGGTGCGATCAAGCGCAAGCTCTTCCACCACTTCCTGAGCCACGCCAAGGTGGTCGGGCCGAAGATCCTCGACGGCAAGCCGGTGGGTCCGATGGAGCGTCTGAAGTATGCGCTTGGCGAGTTCATGGTCTACGGGCCGCTGAAAAACACGCTTGGCTTCAGCCGGGTCCGCGTCGGCTATACCGCGGGCGAGGCGATCGGGCCCGAGATCTTCGATTTCTACCGGGCGCTGGGGATCAACCTCAAGCAGCTCTACGGCCAGACCGAGGCCTCGGTCTTCATCACCCAGCAGCCGGACAACGAGGTGCGCCCAGACACCGTCGGCGTGCCATCGCCCGGCGTTGAGATCCGCATCGCCGAGAGCGGCGAGGTCTTCTACCGCTCGCCCGGTGTCTTCGTCGAATACTACCAGAATCCCGACAGTACCGCGGGCACCAAGGACGCCGAAGGCTGGGTCGCCACCGGCGACGCGGGTTTCATCGAGGAGGCGACGGGCCACCTGCGGATCATCGACCGGGCCAAGGACGTCGGCAAGATGGCGGATGGCGCGCTTTTCGCGCCCAAGTACGTCGAGAACAAGCTGAAGTTCTACCCCAACATCCTCGAGGCCGTGGTCTTCGGCAATGGCCGCGATCGCTGCTCTGCCTTCATCAACATCGACCTCACGGCGGTGGGGAACTGGGCCGAGCGCAACAATATCGCCTATGCCTCCTACCAGGAGCTGGCGGGGCACCCGAAGGTCCTGGACATGATCCAGAGCCATGTGGAGGAGGTGAACGCCTCGATTGCGCAGGACGAGATGCTCTCGGGCTGTCAGATCCACCGCGTCCTTGTGCTGCACAAGGAGCTCGATGCCGACGATGGCGAGCTCACACGCACCCGAAAGGTGCGCCGCAATATCATCGCCGAGAAATTCGCCGATCTGCTGACCGCCCTCTACGACGGTTCGGAGAGCATCTACACCGAGACCGAGGTCACCTACGAGGACGGGCGCAAGGGGCGGATCAAGGCGACGCTGGCGATCCGCGATGCGCAGGTGGTGCCGGTGGCACCGATCAAGG contains these protein-coding regions:
- a CDS encoding hydantoinase/carbamoylase family amidase — its product is MTTLPVDPERFLADLHMLRSFGASGTGKGVCRPAFSEADLAARDWLAGRMEEAGLRAHFDPVGSLFGLVDGPSLLIGSHSDSQVEGGWLDGALGVIAGLEVARAAQEAGGPPVSCVSFQDEEGRFGVTTGSAIWGGNISLAEADALKAPDGTTLAEARKRLGARAGAFLDPDRFTGFLEMHIEQGPVLDTEGGRLGVVEAIVGLRNLTMTLKGAQNHAGTTPMRLRKDAFQGLAAFTTALNERFRNVVSPATVWTIGHVELRPNAHAIVPGEVRFTLQWRDGSAERLDRMEAIARETVGEICAERGLGLEVAPMLKLAPVSMDARLRKALEQGAEAAAPGGWQRMPSGALHDATNLSNLMPVAMLFVPSIGGISHDFAEDTAEADLVTGLRALAGAVSTLG
- a CDS encoding DUF2383 domain-containing protein; its protein translation is MKDAPIEPKAITASPQQLDLLNHLQARSIGARGWFEEMVEKSDPAFRFVAVRFHGLHVEQVQRLTSLITAVGGDADPSDNMSAALKRAGLSVRAVFGDIDGDMMDRIRESEAKVLAGFTEVIKAMEPSRYRDELVQMQAELQDLLQAVQSEERSLPETPKEE
- a CDS encoding response regulator transcription factor, with the protein product MSAPLISILDDEPAIRAILSEALTEAGFRTMAFARATEFEAALKRATPDVCLVDLSLPDRDGLSLVHRLALEQGAVVIIVSGRAQVQDRVTGLELGADDYIIKPFDPAEVVARVRARLRGPRAAPSRGETARFAGWTAHFDRYALEDAEAQETPFSHAEGEVLRLFLESPKRLITRAHMQESLGGAAGESFDRAMDVRISRLRTKLREDPKNPRLIKTIYGAGYIFLGDVEWV
- a CDS encoding PAS-domain containing protein, whose product is MDKDALTQAGLNLIQQALSIYDRELKLAVCNRPFAQMFDLPGRLTRPGACFEDTIRHLVSAGEYGTVDDPEDFIRARVEQARAFAPHYMERTRANGRTISVEGAPLPQGGWVTVYTDITAVKAQEALLRTRSELLSEEVIRRSEALAASNRQLAATNAALEEARRELTEMEARTRLTTEMMPAHIARVDASGRYTYSNRRLSQVMPGRPSEITGLHISEALGPAYAKVRPHLERALEGAQSIFEFTDDGSSRRIRAVFTPDPAERGVYILSLDVTEETQARAALQHARRRELASQLTSGLAHDFSNLLTIILGMQSKLARMELPPEAADLAAGTLQAARRGGDLLDRIAGITSHRAWTPEPVSPADFLRDLQVLTGPTLPENVTLEISPAPEGAFLLDLGLLQDAALNLVLNARDACGAAGGRIRIEMRTVKDTWLELAVSDSGPGFSPEALKHGLDPFFTTKGGSGTGLGLAMVYDMVKLAGGTIKIGNTGPGARVTLRLPLRRAPPAQDRPRGLALLVEDDTELRTQLRDMLTGLGHAVVEASSVAEACALAEGLPLELVLSDLMLEGDAPGSALPTALPGLDVRLMTSLPPGDPRRVAAEAAAPVIAKPFTQGQLATFLSGAET
- a CDS encoding AMP-binding protein, with the protein product MSEGAAGLRSVPALLQRNASRFAGRPAYREKEFGIWQSWSWAETQEEIEAFALGLLNLGVAPGDHVAVIGRNRPTLYWSMVAAQMAGAVPVPLYQDAVAEEMEYVLQHCGARFVIAADQEQVDKVIEIQDDLNQFEHMIYVDPRGMRKYDHRALHDYAHVQAQGRAARDELIGELERRRDGLGYDDTCVMLYTSGTTGKPKGVVLSNRNIIETAKSSSEFDHLTPGEEVLAYLPMAWVGDFIFSIGQAYWNGFCVNCPESAETMMTDLREIAPSYYFAPPRVFETQLTQIMIRMEDAGAIKRKLFHHFLSHAKVVGPKILDGKPVGPMERLKYALGEFMVYGPLKNTLGFSRVRVGYTAGEAIGPEIFDFYRALGINLKQLYGQTEASVFITQQPDNEVRPDTVGVPSPGVEIRIAESGEVFYRSPGVFVEYYQNPDSTAGTKDAEGWVATGDAGFIEEATGHLRIIDRAKDVGKMADGALFAPKYVENKLKFYPNILEAVVFGNGRDRCSAFINIDLTAVGNWAERNNIAYASYQELAGHPKVLDMIQSHVEEVNASIAQDEMLSGCQIHRVLVLHKELDADDGELTRTRKVRRNIIAEKFADLLTALYDGSESIYTETEVTYEDGRKGRIKATLAIRDAQVVPVAPIKVAAE